The DNA window CTCGGGCCGCTAGCCGGCAGAGCTCCTGATACATTCTCTTTAGCTGCATCGAAGAAGATGAGCAGGCCGTTTGTTTAAGGTGCCGTCCGGCAGCCGCTACTGATCACCTCGGCTTTGGCCCGCTCATTTGCCGCGCATCACAACACGCCTTTTGAACATTAGGGACCGCACGGCGTTTTTAGTACTCTTCAACAACAAGATAGCGAGCGGTTACTCATGCAAAAAATCGGCAAGCATGTAGCACGTCATCAGTATCTCCACATATGCCTCCGCCCAGAGTTGGACGAAACCGACCAGCGCTTGATAGAGGCGGCCGCCCGCCAGGCATCGGTAACCCCGGGCGACCACTTTAATGTTATAAAGCTAGCTGAGGACCGGCGCAGCCTCACGCTGCTCGATTACCCAGGCTTCTTCGAAGAAGCTTTCCCCATCCTCCGCCGCTATTGGACTGTTGACCTCAAAACCGAACAGCATCGTTTTCGAACCTATGAGGACTCCAATAACCCGCCCATTCTCCACCGCAAAGAACTGTTACTCCCCAAAATCCACGAAAGCTTTTCGCAGTATGCCGAGCTCACGAAATCAGCTGAAGACATTGGGTTATTCGACGATCCTAATCGCATCGGTTTCTTACGAGCATGGGAAGCGCTATTGCAGCAGAAGGGCTTTCGCGTCGTTGGCCACGATCTAGTGCCCGTCGGTAACGCAGAGGAGACCTTACAAGCTGAATGCGTACGGCCACCGAATGGAGAAACTGTGGCACGACACCTTACCGCCCTCACCCGCTACGGCTTGTCGGCGCCTATGCAAACCCTAGCGCGCTTCGGGTACCTAGATGGCTCAAAGACCATCTTTGACTACGGGTGCGGTAAAGGCGGTGACCTCGAAACGCTCAGAGAAAATAACCTTATGGTTTGGGGCTGGGATCCTTATTACGCCCCTGAAAACGAAAAGCGGTCGGCACACATCGTCAATCTCGGCTTCGTGATTAATGTGATTGAGAATTTCGAAGAAAGGATCCAAGCACTGGTAGGGGCCTATGAGTTAGCCGATCAGCTCCTGGTAGTTTCTGCGATGATTGCGAACCAGGAAGCCATGAAAGGCAAGCCCTATGGAGACGGCGTCCTAACTTCCAGGAACACGTTCCAGAAGTACTTTACACAGTCGGAGCTGAGTCATTTCCTTGCAGAAACGCTCGGTGAAGAACCCGTAGCTGTAGCACCTGGCGTCTTCTATGTATTCAAAGATAAAGACGCAGAACAGCGCTTTATGTATAACCGGTTTGCACACAGACGACCGTCCAGCTTACGAATCAGAAGATCTGCGCGGGAGCATCGCCCAAGAGCCCAGGTTGACCGCGTGCAGGAGAAGTACGCGAAGCACGGCGAGCTTCTAGAACCGCTCTGGCAGTTGTGGCTACAACTTGGCCGTAAGCCGGAGCGCAGCGAAGTCGATCTCCTGTCGATCACTCAAGGCCTCGGGTCTCTGCCAGCAGCACTCCGCCTGATCGCAAGTTACAAAGGAGAAGGAGCTGAAGCTCTACTGGAGGACGCCCGAAAAAAGCGCATCGACGACCTACGTGTTTATTTTGCACAGCTCCAATTCGAGCGGCGAAAGGTCTACCGGCACCTTGACCCCAGCCTTAAAAACGACATCAAAACCTTTTTCGGCAGTTTGAAAGACGCAATGCTCGAAGGCCAGCAGCTTCTGTTCGATTTGAGCCAGGCGGAGAAGATTAATCTTGCATGCCAGCAAGCCGCAGAACATGGCCTTGGCTGGCTGGACGAGAGCCATTCCTTACAGCTACACACCAGCCTTGTTGAACAGCTTCCCCCTGTTCTACGGAGCTATGTCAGCTGTGGCACCCTTCTTTACGGTGACATTTCTAGCGCCGATCTCATAAAGATCCATATCCGATCAGGCAAACTAACCCTGATGAAATTCGACGACTTTGTAGGCAAAGCGCTACCGCGAATGCTCGAGCGAGTCAAAATTAACCTGCGCACGCAGAAGCTCGATTTCTTCGACTATGGGGAGCTATACACGCCGCCCTACCTCTACCTGAAATCAAGATTTATAAACGAGGAATTCCCGCACTTCGGTGAGCAACAAGCATTCGACGAGAAACTCGAAACACTCAACCTTTTTGACTTTAGTGAGCACGGTCCGGAGGTCGATGTGTTCGATGCACAACTGGAGGCGCGCCGCTACCAAGTCAATGGATTCGAGCTAGAGCGCAGCCGAACCATCCCCAATATTGACGCCGCGTGCGGGCAGTTTTTGACCTATCGCGACCTCATTGAGTGCGGGGAGACTCAGACTGCCAGCCGCATGCAAAATTTCCCGACACAGCCAGCTACCTACACGGCACTGCTCGACTTAGCCGCCGAGCTACTGGACCCGATCATTGATTATTTCGGAATGATTAAGCTTACCTTTGGATTCTGCTCTCCCGCTTTAGCGAAGAACATAAAAGGAAGGATCGCACCCAAACTAGACCAGCACGCAGCACATGAGCGTAATCGGCTAGGGAAACCGATCTGTGACAGAAAAGGGGCTGCAGTTGATTTCGTGATAGAAGACGAAGATATGGTCGAGGTTAGTAAATGGATTGCCGAGAACCTCAGGTTTGATCGAATGTATGTCTACGGGGTAAATCAGCCCCTCCACCTGAGCTTTAGCGACGCCCCCAAAGCGCAGATAACTCTAATGACGCCTGATAAGAAGGGAGTTCGGCTTATTCCCAAAACAGTAGGTCTCGAAAGTTACTTAGAAGCTGACTCTTGAACCAAGCTTTAGCTGCAGCTTTTTACCGCTTCTCTGACAGCTCCAAGCGCGCAGGTGGAGCCTCTCGCCTCTCATGGCGACGGGGTCGCTCAAATCAATGAGGCAATCTTTGCAGCAAGCAATTTCACCGCGTCATCTACCTGCTGCTCATCGCTGAATCTCCCCAGGCTGAATCGAATAGAGCTTGCTGCGCGTTCCCTATCGAGCCCGATGGCTTGGAGGACGTAGGATTGGTCAATTGTCCCGCTATTACACGCCGACCCTGTAGATGCACACAAATGCGGCTGCAGAGACGTCAATAACCAATGGGCATCGACGCCGGCGAACTGAATGCTCAAATTCCCAGGGTGAGCGCGGGCGTCAGTTGAGCCGTTTACCTCGTAACGAACACCAGCAGCCGAAAGCCCTTCGAAAAATCGAACCTTGAGCCCTCTAAGTCGGGCACGCTCTCCGACTGCCTCTTCCATCATAATCTCAGCCGCCCTTCCGAAACCCACGCATAGTGGAGTTGGCAAAGTGCCTGACCGGAGTCCGCCCTGCTGCCCCCCGCCGTGAATCAGAGGGGGAAAACTCGACTGCAGCTCTGAGCGCACGTAAAGCGCGCCAACCCCTTTCGGCCCATAGATCTTGTGCGCTGAAAGGCTAAGGAAATCCACGCCTAAACTAGCCACATCCAGGTCTATCGCTACAGGCGCCTGCGCTGCATCGCAATGAAACAGAGCACCATACTCATGAGCGAGTGCGGCGAGCATGGAAATATCCTGGATGGAGCCAATCTCATTGTTTACCGCCATAATCGCCACTAGCAGAACATCCTCGTCTAACAGGTGCCTATAGGCATCCTGGTCTATTCGACCGTCCGCATGCACGGGAACGACCTCAAGCGTCAAGCCGAATTCGTCTGCCACCGTTTCTGCGGTAGCAAGAACGCACTTATGCTCGGTCGCAGCGACAACTAACTTTCTACGTCTACTACGGTTGGCTTTCGCCACGGCAGATAGCACATGGTTATTGGATTCCGTTGCGCCAGAGGTAAAGACTATTTCTTCAGAATTTGCCCCGATAAGGAAGGCAATTTTGCCACGCGCGATCTCTACAGCTCGATCTGCACTCCATCCCAAAGCATGATCAGATGAGTGGGGGTTCCCAAAAAAACGTGTAAAATGCGGCAGCATTTCCTCAAGAACACGCTCATCCACGGGCGTAGTCGCCTGATAGTCCATGTAAATAGAATTTTCTACCCGCAAGAAGCCACCTCACTCTCAAATTTGGAACTGGAGGATGCCTCCAGTTGCATTGACGTTAACGGCGTCTCCCGCTACTGTCTAGACTGGAGACTCGATCCAGGGGAAAAAATGTTTAACAGTCCACTCCACCAACCTAACTATCCGCCGCAGTTCTCAGGTCATGAAACATTCCCGATGCGCTATGGGTGGTTAAAAAAAGCATTTGACGCGGTAGCCGAGTCACAGCAATCGCCACAAGAGCACTCGGTTTTTCACGATGCTAGCGCGATTGCGAGATTTGGGGTGGGTAAAAATATGGTTGCAGCAATGCGCCATTGGGCCACGCAGTGCGGGGTCATTAAAAACGGAGGCAAGGGAAACCAAGCGGCTACGACGAGCCTAGGAGAGAAGATTTTCTCAGATGATGGGCTAGACCCCTATATGGAGAACCCCTCTACACTTTGGCTGCTGCACTGGAACTTAGCTTCGAATCATAAGCTTACTACCTGGTACTGGGTCTTCAGTCACTTTCCCAACACTAGCTTTGATCGCGAAAACATAGTTCTGGCCTTGGAAAAGGTAGGGAATGAACGGAACTGGAGCCGCATGTCGCTTGCCACCATAAAGCGCGATGTAGAGTGCTTTGTCCGTACATATGCCGCAAAACCCGCTTCAAAAAAACAAACTCATGAAGACACGATGGAATCTCCTCTCACCGAGTTAAGTCTTATCAAAGCCATAGGTAAAAAGGATGGGTTTCGTCTCATTCGCGGCCCGAAAGCAACGCTCGGTGACGGCGTGTTTACCTACGCTGTGCTTCAGTTTTGGCAGAACTATTCTGGCGCCAACACTATCTCATTGGAGGCATTAGCTCACCAACCGGGCTCGCCCGGCAAGGTCTTCCAGCTCAACGAAGAAGAGCTAACTGATCGCTTGTCTAGAATCGAATCTTCCAGCGATGGCAGCTTAAGGTGGTCTGAAACGGCTGGGCTCAAGCAGTTGGTTAAGTCCAAGGAACACTCAGAGCAAGAGATTTTGGAGATCATTAACAGAGACTACCAAGAGACTGCTGGAGAAAAGGCCGCCTAATGTACCTTTCAGAAACAGTTTACGTCGGCAGGCGCTTTCAACGCTCCATCCGAATCGACACCGATCTCCGTGATCCCGATGCGCTCACTGGCTTCATATGCCCGGAATCTTCAGCGGCCGTCCTTACCTCAATGGCGAACCATATTGTAGAGAGCGGCCAAGCGGCGTTCACCTGGACGGGACCGTATGGGAGCGGGAAATCCAGCCTAGTCATCGCCCTAAGCGCCCTGACCGATCAGAGCAAAAGCCGACGCGAGCAAGCTCGGAAAGCGGTCGGTGAAAAAGCCGCTAAAACCGTTGCCGAAGCATTCCCTCCTGGTAGGAGTGGCTGGACCACTGTGCCAGTTATTGGGCAGCGTGCTGCAGCAGCGAAAGTAATCGGCGACGCTCTGGTCGAGAACGGCCTCGCCTATATTGCTCCAGAGGGGGGCTGGAACGATACAAACGTGTTGCAGAGCCTGCTGGATGCTGCGCAGAGCATGCCGGGTAAGGCTGGCCTCATCCTTTTTATTGATGAGATGGGTAAGTTTCTCGAGGCGGCCGCCAGAGACGGGGCAGACCTATATCTGTTTCAACAACTGGCCGAAGCTGCGTCCCGATCGAACGGCAAACTCATCGTCATCGGCATCCTCCATCAGGCGTTTGCGGAATACTCAAACAGGTTATCGAGGGACGCACGTGATGAATGGACCAAAATTCAAGGTCGCTTTATTGACCTAGCGGTAAACGCGGCTGGAGAGGAACAGCTAGACCTTTTGGCTCGAGCAATTCAGTCTAGCCACCCAGCATCGCCCCCAAGTGTTGCTGCGAAAGCCGTTGCAGAAACAATCCAGCAACACAAAGCCGGCGTTGGCCAAAATTTGGCTACCTTGCTAGAAGATACTTGGCCGCTCCATCCCGTTGTCGCGGCACTTCTAGGACCAATTTCTCGCCGACGGTTTGGCCAAAACCAGAGAAGTCTTTTTGGCTTTTTGAATTCCGCGGAGCCTGAAGGGTTTCAGGATTACCTTCGAGGCGCTACAGGCGACGTGAGGTACAGTCCTGCACGGCTATGGGACTATCTGCGAGTCAACCTAGAACCTTCCATAATTGCCTCGCCTGACGGCCATCGCTGGGCTATGGCCGCGGAAGCGCTAGACCGATGTGAAGCGAATGGAGGCTCGGCGCTTCATATCCAACTTCTGAAGACTATCGCTCTACTAGACCTTTTCCGCGAACGCTCCGGTTTGTACCCCAGTCGAAAGCTACTCGCTAGTACCGTCGACGCGGCAGAGCTAGACATTGACAACGCCCTAGAAGATTTAAAGCGCTGGTCTTTCATTATCTATCGGAAGCATTTGTCTGCATTCGCGATTTTTGCCGGTAGCGATTTTAATATTGAAGAAGCGATCGAGAGCTCTCTCCAGGAAGTGCGTGACGTTAATTTTGAAACCCTCCAAAAGATGGCCGGGCTTCAACCGGTTTTGGCTAAGAGGCATTATTTTCGTACCGGCGCTTTAAGATGGTTTGACATCCAACTCGGGTCTTTGACTGTCGTTACATCTACTGCCGTACAGTTCGCCCCTCAGCATGGGACGATAGGCCAATTCTTGTTGACGCTGCCAACACAAGGCGAGGATACAAAAACCGCCAAAGAGCGCTGTAAGGAAGCATCAAAGCGAGCCTCCCGAGAAGGGCTTGACGTGATCGTTGGCATGCCAAGCCAAGCCTGGACCATAATTGATCTCGCTAAGGAGCTCAAAGCTCTTGAAAAGGTCCAGGAGGAGCACTCCGAGCTACAGGGTGACCTGATCGCACGAAGAGAGGTTTCCGGACGCCTAGTTGGGCTCCAAAACCAGCTAGAGAGCGAACTGCAACAGGCGCTTTTGAATGCTACCTGGTTCCGCGGCGGCAAAGAGCTGCCACGGATGAACCTCCGGGGACTCAATAATCTGGCCTCAGAAATTGCTGATGAGCAGTACCCTGACACCCCAGAGCTCCATAATGAGCTCTTGAATAGAACCAAGCCCTCAAGCAGTGCCATAGCGGCACAGAACGCTCTGCTAAAAGCCATGGCAAACAAAAATGGCGAGCCCCGCCTCGGAATTGCCGGTTATCCTGCAGAAGGTGGCTTGTTCGAGTCGTTGCTTGAAAATACGGGGCTGTACGGGGCCACCGAACAAGGTTACGGATTCCAGCGCCCCAATTGGAGGAGGGATTCGGCAAAGCTCAACGAGGTCTGGCGCAGGGCGACACGACACCTGGAAGAGAATTCTGACAGGTCTGTCGCTGTCGACGAGCTGTACGCGATTTGGGAAGAGAAGCCCTTCGGTATCAAACGCGGACTGATGCCGGTGCTTGCCGTCGCCTTCATTCTCTCTCATAGGGAGAATCTTGCCTTCTATCGCGAAGGAATCTTCCAGGCCCATTTTTCTGACTTAGATGTGGATTACCTAGCGCAAGATCCAAAGTCCATACAGGTCCGCTGGATGGACCTCAGCGACATATCCAAGGATCTGTTGTCCGGTCTCGCTGAACTGGTGCGTAAACTCGACCCGAACAATAGGCTGGAACAGCTTGCGCCTATTGATGTGGCCAGAGGCCTGATTGCGATCTTCGACCGCCTCCCGAAGTGGACCAAGCGAACGCAACGGTTATCTGCAAGCGCCATGAGCGTTCGAACTATATTCAAGCATGCTGTCGATCCGAACCAGTTGCTCTTCACAGACTTGCCCGGCGCTTATGAAAAGAACGCCGATATCAAAAAGGCTGAGGTTGTACAAAACGTGATCGCACTTGTCGACGAGACACTGACGGAACTGGTTCAGGCCTACCCCAAAATGCTCGAAAGAATTGCGGGGTCGATGCTTTCCGAACTTCATGTTCCGAGCGACTCGCCCCACGCCCTCGCGGAGCTGCGGGAGCGCGCCGCCAACATCAAGCAAATGTCTGGTGATTTCAGGCTCGATGCTTTTACCAACCGCCTAACGAGCTTCGATGCTACAACGATGGCAATCGAGGGGGTAGGAAGCCTTGCGGCAAACAAACCTCCCAGGGATTGGGTAGACGCAGATCTTGACGCGGCCGCCATCGAAATTGCTGCCTTCTCGCAAAAGTTCATCCGCACCGAAAGTTTTGCGCGCGTACAAGGTAGGAAGGACAAACGTCACTCCATGGCCGTCATCATCAGCCGTGAGGGAAAGCCGACCCCCTTACAAGCGGAGTTCGAGGTTACTGATACTGATAAACCAGCCATCGACGCACTCGTGGCCAAGGTTAGAGACCTTGTAAAGGGCGACCATGCACAGAAGCGAGAGATCGTCCTTGCAGCTCTGGCAGAGCTGAGCAGCGACTACCTCACGACCGAGGAATACAAAGAGCAACTAACGCTTTTGGAGAGTACAGATGTCACAGCCTGAAAAGCACGTATTGGGCATTTCCGGTGGAAAAGACAGTGCGGCACTGGCAATCTACATGCGCCAAAACCATCCCGAGCTCGATATAGACTATTTCTTCACAGATACCGGGAAGGAACTCCCAGAAGTATACGAGTTTCTCGGAAAGCTCGAGGGGTTTTTAGGCAAGCCGATACTCCGCCTGAATCCAGACCGCGACTTTGACTACTGGCTGAAACAATACAACAACTTCCTACCCTCGGCACAGACGCGATGGTGTACTCGGCAATTAAAGCTGAAGCCTTTTGAAGATTGGATCAAGCCGTTTTTGGATGACGGCGTGATGGTTCACAGTTATGTGGCTATTAGAGCGGATGAGCCCTATCGCGAAGGCTACACCACCAGGAATGACAACCTGAAGGTGCTCCTTCCCTTTAGAGAAGCTGGCGTGGACAAACCCGGTGTCACGGAGATTCTTGAGGCCTCCGGTCTTGGCTGGCCGAGATACTACGAGTGGCGCTCAAGAAGCGGCTGTACTTTCTGTTTTTATCAACAGAAGATCGAGTGGGTCCGCCTTAAAGAAAGGCATCCTGACGCATTTGAGGAAGCCATAACCTATGAGAAAACGGCCGTTGAAAACGGCTCCCCCTTCACTTGGAGTGAAGGGGAGTCCCTGAATGAACTCACTCAACCTGATCGTGTCCGCCAAATCAAAGAAGACCATGACCGCCGAGTTCTTCGCTTAAAAGCTCGAAAGAAAGCGAACCCTCTTCGACCAGACGATGATGCTATCGATATGGATGATCTCTATGGCCAACCCAAATTTTGTGTGACTTGCCACAAATAGTAAGGCTATTTCGGGCAGAGTGGTAAACCGCATTATTCCTGAAACAACGCTAAGCTAGCAAAAGCTTGTTTAGCTTCTTTTCGAGCCTCTTAATTTGTTTCTGAGCAGCAGAGTCCGCTCTACGGTTTACCTCCTCAGTAATCTCGTTGTTCGGTCGACCTACGTAATCCTCTTTTACTCCGGGTCTTAAATCGCGTCTGTATCCTGCAACCATCGTTTTAAAAACTCTATCCCGCAACTCCTCAAGCTCATAATATTCACGTTCGGCAGAAATAAACAAACAAGCGTAGCCAACAGCGGCACCCAGGCCCTTTTTAACTTGGTCAACCTTATAGTTGATAATCGAGCCTGAAGAATCAAGAGCAACATTGTTTGTCAACTCATAGGAAAGAAGAACATTTTCTCTAAACAAATGATTAAATGACTTCTCAAACTTTTTCGCGAGATCCAACCAAGGCTCGACCGTCACGTATTGCGTATAAACATCGCTGAATTCGCAAAAACCTGAGAAGATAGCCCTTAACCCAACAACCCGAGAGTAAATATTTCCCATCTCTCTCTTCTTCTCGCCACAAGATTTAAGAAATTCATGCTTTCTCTCGCGGACCTTTGTTTCCATGTTTTCCGGCGCATAATCGGAACCGTAAACTATTCTCGACCAGGCGTGTTTTTCAACGTCATTCTTCAAGCCGTTCTCTATATCCGTCAAATACTCGATATAAGAAGCCACAGGCTCGATTTTATACAAAATGTAAAAAACAGCCGGCAGGACCGTTTCCCGGTATCTTGAGCGGAATGCTTCTCTCAACTCGACTGGAGGGCTATCGAGCGGGGGAGGAGTTGCCTGCTCATTCCATAATACTGCTCTTTCTTGATCATTGGTAAGCTTGAACTCTGAGCTTGAGTCTGCATCCTCACCAATTAGGTAGCCTTTTATTATATCTTCAAGCTCGTCAACCCCGACCAGGTAGGTCGTCCCCGCCTCTGAAGGCTCATCCCGATAATCCCTCCAGTTAAAGAACGCTAGCGGGATTCCTTGGCTCCTTGCGGAGTCTAGCACTTCCTGCGTCGCTACAGCAGTTACACTGTAATCGTTGAGCAAGATTGTTCTAGAGCGAGTCGGTTGTTTCGCTTGCTTGTTGATAGTCACGAAAATCCCGCGCGTTTTTTCTAACAGACCTTCTGTGCTATGAATTTGTGAACTGTGACCAAGCGTTACAAGTACAATTGGGATTTTCCAGGATTTAAATCCCACCTTACCTAAAGCTTCATCACTTGGGTTTTGGCGAAAAACCCCGAGCAATCTTTTTAGCGCATATAAGCGATGTTGACCATCAATAGCAATCAGCTTTACTTTCGAAGTATCCCAGTGCAACAGACCATACTTAGTCACGCCGGCATCGTGGGAAACGCGATAAAAGCCGTCCACAGCATATGCATGAGAAAAATTTCTTGAACTGTCGGCGGAGTCAACATCTACATCCTCTTCAACCAGGTCGCTGCAGAGTTGCCCGTGATTGTCGATAGGGAGCACAGCGATAGTTAAAGGGTTGAAGAATTTCACCGTAGAGGGGTCTTTAAAGTAGGGGATGATCTCGTCCTCCACGCGATCCTCATCTATGTCCCTCTGAAACAGCTGCCTAATAGACCATTGCTCGCTACCAGGAATCTCGGACACTAGCCCCAACAGATCAAGCTCATCGGTCCCTAGATTCAGCTGAATAAACTTAACTTTACTCTGCTCATTCCCAAGATGGCCAAATATGCCAAGCAGCTCTTTATCGTACTTTGGCTTAGTATTGGGTTTTTTGACAATTTCTTCCGGCATTTCAACGATCTCCAAATACAGGTCCAATTATATTTTTCAGTATATGTTCAATGGTTGCTATGAGCTCTTTGGTCGAGACGGCACTCTCCGCCTCGTCGGACAGAAAATCAACCGGAAGAGCAGCAAAAACCAGATCGTCGAACCTGACACCTAATTCATTGTCAACGACGTATTTCTCAAAACGGCTCCTAAAATTGTTTTTTTTGAGGCTAGCGGACGCGTGCTGTTCATAGCGTGACGAGAGACTGCCAGCCAACCCTATGTAGAGAGGGTTGGCGAATATAGAGGCTAACGAAATCACTTGCCTTATAGCCTTAAAGTCGTCATCCGCGAGAGTTTTCCGTAGTAGTTCCCATCTTTCCTCGTAGCTGCGGTCTCTCCTGTAGTCGGTCGTGACCGTCACTTCGGAAAAAAATTTCTTCCACTGAATCTCATTCGTGCTTCTTAAAGTGATAGAGCTGCGGACCCCAGAGTCATAGATAGAAAAGCTCTTGTGCCTTCTTATCTCATGATCTAAATCGGAGCCCTTAGCGTCAATAGGCAAGAACCATCCATAGAGTCCAGGACTATTGGGAATAGAAGCCGCAGTCCTGCCCGTATAAAAGCCTAGTTGCTTGCTGCCCAGATGACGCCAAAGATCTTCAGAAGAATACAGTGGTAAACGCACGACCTACCTCTCATCAATTGTGTATCCTCTAGGATCTAAGATGATATTCTCAGCTCTCATCATCTACCTCAAGGTAATCATCCAGAAGCTGCCCCCAATCTCTCCGCGCCATCTCTAATTGAGCTAAACGTTTTTCACTTGAACACTCACGTTCCATTCTTGCCCATCCAGCCAGACAAATTTCTAAAGCTTCCCTTTGACTATCGGAAACTTGGCTGAGAATCTTTGTATTGAAGACATGCTTAGAGTTTATTTGTAATAATGTAAAACCCTTCTTTGTCGATACGTCAAAGAAAGCTGTTGTGGCCATAGGGATCTCCTCGACCCACACCTGGAGCTGTTTATCTAGTATAGTTCGTGCTTTTTCCTCTACATTGTCCGCACCAATACCCGAGAGTTCATTTTCCAACTCCTCTTTTGAGATAGACGGAGCCTCTGTCGGATGGAGTTGCTCCCGCTTTTTATATTTTTCGTTCGCGGCCTCATTTACAGGTTTTATGTCAACATCAGAATCGCCTGTTATAGCCTTCTCGCTAGCTGCCTTGCCTCTCAAATCGTAAAGGCCAACCCGGCTGATAAGATTGCTCTCCACCTCTTTAATATGACTGACAATCTCATAGATACGGAGCTTTGGATCGTTGTTAGCCAAAAGGTCAGACCTGTATTCTTGCTCAGAGTCAAAACCTTCTCTTTCATAGTCCTCCGAAGGCCTCATCATTCTGAGGTTCACAACATGTTGTTTGTTGTTGGTAACTCCAAAAATATTATCGAGCGCGGGACCGAATTCGATCTGGATCCCGTAGAATCTTGCCCACCCCTTATCCTTTGCTTCAGATTTAATGAACTCAGGAACTAACGCCAATTCGCGCCCTGACCTCATGACCGATATTCCTATATTCTTTGCGCAATGCTTACCCCACTCAGTATGGCCGATAGTACTTCTCGTCGTTTTCCTTATTTCCTCAAGCACCGACCTTTTCAACACACTACCGGTAATCCGAACTAGTTGCTCTGTGCCGTTCTCATCGGGCACTTTGAATTCGTAGTCGCAGTCACTGCATAGCTCAAACATTGACTCCCCCTTAAATTCGCCAGGGAGCTCGGGGAGAGAAGTATTCTTCATCAAATACATTGGGTCATTTGGAAGAAACTTATGTTCCTCTCCGACCACGTGTATCGAGCCCTGCAATTCAGCCGCCCGGAACCAGATTGAGACTTTATCCTTCTTCAGAAAGTTTCGATAAGCCCTTCCAACTATGTCCTGCGTATGCCTATAAATGGAGCTTCCAGTCTTCCATTGGCATCTGTCGATCTTACTCCAAAGCACAAACGTTCCACTCTTGGGTAACGTTTCGCCAAATGCACTAGCTATTGAAGCTGGAATTTCCTTTTTTATCGGCTCGGGTATTTGCTCCAATTGCCCGTCTTTAATCTCATCGATGTCCAAATAAGTGTAATAGGTTTCACTTGGACTTTTCCAACTCCAGACCTCAACATGTTTACATTGAGAAATTGATGAGTTCGGGAGCCCCATGCCGAATTTACCGATACCGAGCCTATCATTACGGTTTTCTGAAGCTCCAAACTCAAGAGCCAAGTGTAGCGTTTCCGGCGTCATCCCTTTGCCATTATCAAGAACCCCAATTTTATCAATTCTTTTAGTGGC is part of the Hydrocarboniclastica marina genome and encodes:
- a CDS encoding ATP-binding protein — encoded protein: MSRPFIRGQVAIDSMRDNGFLSAAHALAELIDNSIQAEADRVELVAFEVKKEASGDGRRATKRIDKIGVLDNGKGMTPETLHLALEFGASENRNDRLGIGKFGMGLPNSSISQCKHVEVWSWKSPSETYYTYLDIDEIKDGQLEQIPEPIKKEIPASIASAFGETLPKSGTFVLWSKIDRCQWKTGSSIYRHTQDIVGRAYRNFLKKDKVSIWFRAAELQGSIHVVGEEHKFLPNDPMYLMKNTSLPELPGEFKGESMFELCSDCDYEFKVPDENGTEQLVRITGSVLKRSVLEEIRKTTRSTIGHTEWGKHCAKNIGISVMRSGRELALVPEFIKSEAKDKGWARFYGIQIEFGPALDNIFGVTNNKQHVVNLRMMRPSEDYEREGFDSEQEYRSDLLANNDPKLRIYEIVSHIKEVESNLISRVGLYDLRGKAASEKAITGDSDVDIKPVNEAANEKYKKREQLHPTEAPSISKEELENELSGIGADNVEEKARTILDKQLQVWVEEIPMATTAFFDVSTKKGFTLLQINSKHVFNTKILSQVSDSQREALEICLAGWARMERECSSEKRLAQLEMARRDWGQLLDDYLEVDDES